The nucleotide sequence TCTCGCGAATGGAAATGCCGCGGGACGGCACCCCGGCGACATGGGCCTGGCCGCCGGCCAACTCAATGTCCTCCTCGGCCGCCTCGAGCAGATGCGCCGCGAGCTTGATGATCTTTTTCCTCATCTCCTCACCGGCGCGCAAAGCGGCGCCGCCGCCGATGGTCCCGGATCGGCTCCCCCCGGTGCCACCGCCGAAGGGTGCACTGTCCGTGTCGCCGTGAAGCACCACGACGTCACCCACATCCACGCCCAGGCGATCGGCGATCAGCTGGGCCATGGTGGTTTCGTGGCCCTGCCCCGTCGGCCCGAGTCCAAACGCCGCGGTGACAGTACCCGACGGCTCGATGCGAATGCTGGCCGCCTCATACGGGGTCGACCCGGCTTCAGACTCGGCCATGGCGGACGGTTCGACAAAGGCGCAGAACCCGACGCCCAGATAACGGCCCTGTTTCCGCAGCTCTTCCTGCTTCCGGCGAAACGCCTCGTAATCGAGCATCTGAACCGCCCGCTCCAGGGATTCCCTGTAGGAGCCGGGATCATACACTTTGCCCGTCGGAGTATGATAGGGAAAATCTTCAGGACCGATCATGTTCACCCGGCGAACCTCCACGGAATCCTTGCCGAGGGCCCGGGCCACGGCCTCGACGATCCCTTCCTGCACCTGGGCGCCGATCGGGCCGCCCACGCCGCGGTATGGACCCAGAGGCGCTTTGTTTGAAAATACAGCGTCGATGGTGATCGAGACATGGGGAATCTTATACGGCCCCGTGATCATCTCGGTCGCCCAATTCGACTCCCCCACCGCGCCGGGGAACCCCGGAAACGGGTAGGCGCCGGTATCTCCGATCACATGATCTTGGATCGCGACAATGCGGCCGTCCTCTTCAAAGGCCACGTCCACTTCGTGAATGCTGTCCCGGGCATGGGCATCGGTGAACAACGATTCTGTGCGATCGCTCACCCATTTGACGGGTTTCCCCAAAAGTCGGGCAATCTGGGCCACCGCCACATACTCCGGATAGAACATGGCCTTGATGCCGAATCCTCCGCCCACCTCGGGAACCACGACGCGAATGCGGTTGTCGGGCATATTCAGGGCCCTGGCCAGAAGGGATCGAACGCCGTGCGGGGACTGATGAGACACATAGACCGTCAGGCGACCTCCCACCGGATCCACCGTCGCCGCGCATCCCCGGGTTTCCAAGGTCACGCCGGTCTGCCGGTGCACCTGAAAGGTCAACTGCATACGCCGGGGCGCCGACGAAAACGCCTCCGAAAAACCATCGCTGATGATTTCACGATGATGAAACAGGTTGGGCCGATGGCCGTGCACCCGTCGCGGGCCGTCCGCCGCCGCCCGGCGCATATCCAATACCGGTTCCATGGCCTCATATTCCACCTTGACAAGTTCCGCCGCATCCTCGGCGATGTAGCGATTGTCCGCCACCACCGCGACGATCGGCTCCCCGACAAAACGCACTTCCTCTTTCGCAAGCACCGGTTGGATCACATCGTACGGATTGAATTTCAGGGCCAGCGGCAAATCCTCAGCGGTAAAGACCGCCTTTACTCCGGGAACGCGCCGGGCCTCGGACGCGTCGACGCTGAGAATTCGAGCCGCCGCCTGGGTTGACCGCACAAAGGCGATTTCCAGCATACCCGGAACATCAAGATCATCCAAATACGATCCCTGACCTCGCAATAGCCGGGGGTCTTCCAACCGCGTCACCCGGGCGCCGGTGAATTGGGGTTTGAGCACTTCGGACACCCTCACCGTCCCCCTTTCTCCGCAACGTCCAACACAGCGTCGACGATAAACTGGTAACCCGTACATCTGCAGAGGTTTCCGGAGAGCGCTTCCCGCACCTGCTCCTCGGTAGGATGGGGATTTTCCCGCAGCAAAGCTTCCACGGCGACGATCATGCCCGGGGTGCAGAAGCCGCACTGCAACCCGTGATGGGCCTGCAGCGCCGCCTGGACCGGGCTCAATCCTTCAGCCGGAGTCAACCCTTCCACCGTGGTGATCTCGCGCCCTGCGGCCTGGACGGCAAACATGAGACAACTGCGCTCAGGCCGTCCGTCCACCAACACGGTGCATGCGCCACAAACCCCCTGTTCACAACCGACATGGGTACCCGTCAGACCGAGACGGTGTCGCAGGACGTCGGACAACAGCCAGCGCGGCTCCACATCCACATCGTACGTCTGACCGTTTACGCGAAGGGTAATCGCGACTTTTCGGATCTGTTCAGCACTCACGCTCCATCCCTCCCCAACGCACGCCGGTAGGCCGTTTCCGCCGCCAATACCCCCAGTCGTCTGCGATAGTTATCCTCCACATCCGCCTGCAGTACCGTTTTCTCCCACATCGCACGGCGAGCGGCCTCATCCTTGTCAAAGACCACCTCGTGTCGTTCCGGCCGCCCGCCGATCCCGAACCAAGTGACCGCCCCGGCGTCGCCCCCGCGCCATTCGACAAACGCTCCGGCCAGGGCAAAATCCCCCGACCGCCGGGCAAATTCGTGAAAACCCCAAGAGATGCCTTCGCTCAAGGGGATCTCCACCGCGGTGAGAATCTCGTCCGACTGCAGATCTGTCATCAGGTACCCCAGAAAGAAGTCTTCGGCAGAAACCCTCCTGATCCCGTCCGCATTGGCCAGCTCAATCACGCCTCCCAACGCGGTTACCGCCGCCGGCAGTTCCGCGGCCGGGTCCGCGTGAGCCAGGGACCCGCCCAGGGTCCCTCGGGTGCGGATGGCCCAATGGCCGATGTGACCCGCCGCCTCGGCAAGAATCGGCAAATGGGTGCAAATCAAGGGATTCCGGCGCAGTTCCTCGTGGCGCACCATGCCGCCGATGCGCAGAGCGCCGTCCACCAGCCGGACCTCCCTCAACTCGTCCATCGCATTCAGGTCGACCAAGGCCGACGGCCGACTCAGCCGGAAATTCATCAACGGGATCAGACTTTGCCCGCCGGCGATGACCTTGCTCCCGGGCACATCGCGCAGAAACCGCAGCGCGTCTTCCAAATCCTTGGGCCGGTAATACTCGAAAGCCGCGGGTTTCAATCCACATCCCCCCTGCACTGTCGTTCGGCGGCCGCCGCCGTCGACCGCCGATGCCGCCATTCTCGATGCCATAAACAGATTTTACCGTGAAAGTTCCAAAAGCGCCTTCGGAGAATGGCCCGACACCATCACGGTCACGTAGGGTTGTGCCGCCCGCAACGCCCGGGTTTTCGGGGCAAACCCCGGCGTCGCCATCAGCGGATTCATCCACGCGATGCGCACTCCCTCGCTGTACAACATCCGCAGCGCTTTTGCGAGCATCTGAGGATCCCCGGCATCCCACCCGTCGCTGATGATCAGAAGCGTTGTTCGCCCGCCCCCGACCCACCGGGATCCAAATCGCTGCAGCCAGTCGCCCAGCGCCTCTCCAATGCGGGTCCCGCCGGACCAAACCCGGCTGAACCGCGCCAACTCGGCCAGGGCGGGGCCGTAGGGCCCGCGCAACAGGTCCGTTACCTCGACCAACTCCGCGGCAAAGAGAAATACCCCCACTTGCGGCAACCGATGGACCAATTGATAAAGCCACGGCAGATAGAGATCGACATACTCCTCCATCGAACCGGACACATCCCAGAGCACCGCAAGACGGCCCGGGCGCCGGTTGGTAACCCTCGGCACAAACTTTGGAACCGGCCCGCCCCGCCGGGCCCAAAGCCGGGCTGTGGACCGCACATCCACCCCCGCACCGCCGTGCGACAGCCATCGCCTGCGGCTCACCACATGCGGTGCCATGGAGAAACGCCGGCCAACCCGGCGAACCCACGCCGGCGGCGCAAGAACGGTCTTTGGAGCCCCCCTTCCGGGCCCGGAACCCGCGGTTCGCCCTCGTTCAGCAAGATCACCCCCGGACGTTCCCCGGGCCTGCGGGCGGTCCATCTGCGGCTCCACCCGGCTGTTCCTCTCCCCCCCGACCTCCATTGCCTTAGTCAGTCAAGTCCCATCCAGAAGTTCCGGAATGCGTGAGGTAACCGCCTGGATATCCAGAAATTCTTTGATCACGCAACCGATCGTCCGGTGAATCCACGCCTCGCTCCATCGGCCGTCCAACTCGAAGGCCCGGGCCCAGTCCAGCGTCTCGGCCACCCCCGGCGGTTTGAGGAGATCCCAGCCCCGCAGCATCTGCACCGCGCGCACGATTCTCCTGACTGCTTCGTCCTCTAATCCGGGGATTTGTTTGCGGACGATGGCGCACTCCCGCTCAGGGTCCGGCCAGTCGACATAGGTGTAGAGTGACCGTCGCCGCAACGCGTCGCTGAGGGGCCGGGTTCGGTTCGAGGTCAGGAAGACAACCGGGGGCTCCCGGGCGGTCACCGTGCCCCATTCCGGCACGGTGATCCGGTAGTCGGCAAGAACCTCGAGCAACAGCGCCTCAAATCCCTCATCCGCCCGATCCACTTCATCGATCAATAACACGCAGCCGCCCGAACTCCGCAAGGCCCGCATCAACGGGCGCTCCAACAGATACGCCTCGGTGAACACGTTCTGCGCATCCCCGCGGGCGAGATCGACCATCTGCTTGTGATAATTCCAGTCGTACAGCGCCTGGCTGGCATCTAATCCTTCGAAACACTGCAGCCGGACCAACGGTTTTTGTAAGGCCCGGGCAACGGCGTCTGCCAGGGACGTTTTCCCGGAACCCGCGGGGCCTTCCAACAAAAGGGGGCGCTCAAGAGCAACCGCCAGCCTCACCATGCCGGCCAGACTTTCGTCGGCCACATATCCCGCCTGCTCCAACATCCGCATCCAGTCCCCCGGCGACCGATCCTTCGGCGACAACGCGGTCACTCCCCGTTTCGACCCTTTAGATGGCGAAATACCCGATCCACCCCAATCGCCGCATCGCGATGGATTCTAAGGCAATTTTCCCGATGCTTACATTCAATTCGACACATCGCCTTCCGATTCCTGCTGTCGCACATGCAAGCCCCGGGGAGCACATGTCCGCATCACAACCGCTCAATGACGGTGGCATTGGCCATGCCCGCCCCTTCGCAAATCGCAACAAGGCCGTACGTTCGCTCCATCCTTTCCAGTTCGTGCAGCAAAGTTGCGATCAGGCGTGCTCCCGTTGCACCCACCGGATGGCCCAGAGAAGAGGTCAACAGGATGAACCTCCTGAAAAACACCCCTTCTTCGCCCGATCGGTGTTCGCACCGCGTCAAGAATCACCGCTTCCCGCACGCGCATCCCCCCATCCCTCACATGGAAAACCGGACTTCTCCTCCATCGACCACCCACAGCGCCCCGTGCACGAACGACGCGGCCGGGGAGGCCAGAAACACGGCCACCCGCGCGATTTCCGAAGGCTCTGCGAAGCGGCCGAGCGGGATTGAAGCAGCGTACTGCTTTTCGACCTCTCCGGCGGTTTTGCCCAGACGCTGGGCTTCCGCATCCAGCCAAGTCTTGATGATTTCTGTATTGGTCACCCCGGGGGCGATTGCATTCACGCGTATCCCCTTGGGGCCGAGTTCATCCGCCAAGGTCTTCATCAAACCGACCACAGCCATCCGAAGGCTTGTCGCCAAGGTGTAGGTCGTGGAGATCTGTTTTACAAAATTCGACGTATTGATCACCAAGCTTGACCCGGTGGACATCAGGGGAAGAATCGCCTGAACGACGTGGACGGGGCCTTTGACAATGGTCTGATAGCCCGCATCCCATTGTGCGCCTTGAAGTTGGAGGAAGCTCCCGGCATCCGGCGCTCCCCCGTTGACAAAAGCCGCGTCCACTCGCCCGAAACGTTCTTTCACAACCTTCGCCACGGATTGCATCTGATCGGCATGGGTAATATCCGCGACAATGGGGAACACCTCTTGCCCTGTCTGCCGCCTGATGTTTTCCGCCGTTTGTTTCAGGGCCTCGTCCCGACGGGCGCAAAGAACCACCCGGGCCCCCTCCCGAGCAAATTCCAACGCCGTCGCCGCGCCCATCCCCCGGCTCGCTCCCGTTACCAGCACCACTTTCCCCTGCAGTTGCAAGTCCATGTTTTCTCTCGCCTCCCGCCCTCACTGTACACGCAGTGGTGTATCGTTGTCTTATCCGTTCAGGTTCCCTGGAACTCCGGCCGCCGTTTTTCGAGAAAGGCCGCGATCCCCTCCCGATGGTCGAAGGAGACATGCAGCAGCGATTGGGAAGCCGATTCCAAATCCATGAACGCGTCAAACGGCATCCGCAGGGCATCTCTAACGGCCCGTTTAGCCAGACCCATCGCCAGGGTTGGACCCGTGGCCAATTCTTCCGCCCACTCGGCCGTCAAGCCTTCCAGCATGGCCCGGTCCACCACGCGATTATAGACTCCCCATGAATAGGCCTGATCGGCACTCAGCGGTTCCCCCCGGAAAATCAGTTCTTTGATCCGCTTCGGCCCAATGTGCTGCACGAGAAAATAGATCATGGCGGCGTCGGGCATCGCCCCGATCTTGCCGAACGCCGGGATGAAAGAGGCATCCTGACTCGCCAGCACCAAATCGCAGGCGAGAACGACTCCGATCCCCGCCCCCGCCACCGGCCCGTTGAGCGACGCGATCACCGGTTTGTCTAAGAGCATGAGCGACTGGATCAACGGTCTCACTTTTTCATTCAGAAGCCGACGGGTTCCGAGCGGCCCCAGCCCTTGAATCTCTCGCAAATCCCCTCCCGCACAAAACACCGGCCCTGCACCGGTTAACACCAAAACCCGAACCTCGTCGCGCTCTCGCGCCTCCGCCAAGACTTGCTGGATTTCTTCGAACATCTCTCCGTTGAGCGCATTGCGGACCTCAGGGCGATTCAAGGTCAGCCGGCCGATCCCCTGATTCACTTCCCATACAATCGTTTTCAAAACCCATTCCCTCCAATCAGCCCCAGACCGATCTCGAATCCGACCTTTTCAGCGGTCAGGAAAGTGTCACCTCGTCCCTTCGGGTCCTCATTCTTGTCCTTTTCCAAACTTCGGAGGCTCTTTCGCAAAAAACGCCCGCACGGCTTCACGATGGTCGGCCGTTTGGAACGTGATCCCTTCCATAGCCAAGGAGGCGGTCAAAACGGTGTTCATGACTTGGGACACAAAGAGATTTACCGACCGTTTGGTCAATTCAATGGCCAGCCGCGGGCCCGTGGCCAAGCGCTCCGCCAGCCGGTACGTTTCCTGCTCCAACTGTTCCCGGGAGTACGCATGATTGACCAACCCCATCTCCGCCGCCTCCGCCCCGGTGAGCGCCTCTCCGGTCATCAAGAACTCTTTCGCCCGATTGGGCCCCACCAACAACGGCCAAATCACCGCCCCGCCGTCTCCGGCAACCACACCGACACCCACATGCGGATCGGCGATTCGCGCATCCTCCGCCATGAGGCAGATATCTGCAAACAGCGCAATCGTGGCTCCCAACCCAATGGCGGGGCCATCCACCATGGCGATGATGGGTTGCGGCAGGGCTGTCATCGACCGAACGATTTCCACGCCTTGGCGAAGGATCTCCGCATATCCTTCCGGCGTGCGCGCTTCTGTTTCAAGCCAGTGCAGATCACCCCCCGCACAAAACGCCCGTCCCTCTTCCGCTCCCCGCAAAACCACAATGCGGGTTTCCCGATCTCTGGAGATATCCACGAAAACCCGGCTCAATTCCTCATGCATCTTTTGATTGACCGAATTGCGAGACCCGGGATTCGTCAGACGCACGGTGAGAATGGTCCCGCGCCTTTCAAACGTCAACGTTTCATACGATTCATACACCCTCCGTCCCTCCTCATGAATCTTGGGATATCTCGTCCGCATCCCCCGCCGCCCGCCTGCGTATCAGGCGCCTCGGCCAATACCGCAGAACCAGCTCTCCACGATGGTTGAACACGGCATTCTCGGTGACCACAATCCCTCGCTCCGGATTGGAAGTCTCCCGTTTTTCCACCAAGGTGAGTCGCACCCTCATCCCGTCGCCCACAAACAAAGGACGCTTGATGTCCATCTCACCGGCCAAGTACGCAATCCCCGTTCCTTCAAGAATTCCCGACTGCATCACCAACCCTTCCGCATAACTGAAGATCAGGGCTCCCGGTGCAATCCGCCTGCGAAAAGGGGTCTGGTTGCGGATATATTCTTCATCAAGAAACAAAGACTCCGTCATCCCGCAGGCCGTCACGAATTGCAGGACATCCCATTCTGTCAGAGTCCTCTGTGCCGTCTCCATCTTCCACTGATCCGTGTAGTCCTCCCAGAATAACCCGCGCACCCTGCGGTCCCCTTTCCATCCCATCATTCCGTCCGATCTTGACATGTTCAACGCAGAGAAGTCCACACGGTTTTGAGTTCCGTATAGAGATCCAACGCTTCTTCCCCCAATTCCCGGCCGAAACCGCTCATCTTGTAGCCACCGAACGGCGCGGCGGCATCCAACAGGTTATAGGCGTTAATCCAGACCGTGCCCGCCTTGAGCGCCTTGGCCACATTGTGCGCACGCGACACATTCTGCGTCCAAAGACCCGCAGCCAATCCGTATTTTGTCGCATTCGCCGAACGGATGACCTCTTCCGTGGTCTCAAAGGGAAGAACAAGAGCCACCGGTCCGAAGATCTCTTCCTGGGCCACCGTCATCTGATTGTCTTCGCCGACGAGAACGGTCGGCTCATAGAAATATCCTTTGGAATGCTTCTCTGGAATGCGGCCTCCCTCGATCACCCTCGCCCCTTCACGGATGCCGACGCCCACATAGTGTTGAACCCGCTGCCGATGTTCCTCGGAGATCAGTGCGCCAAACGTTGTCCCCGAATCAAAGGGATCTCCGATCGTGACCTTTCGCGCAGCCGTCGAGAGCTGTTCCAAAACCTCTTCATACACCGGCTTTTGCACAAAAATCCGCGAACCCGCCAGACACACTTCACCTTGGTTATAAAAGATCCCGCTCACAATCCCCTTCACCGCCGCAGGAAGATCGGCGTCGGAAAAAACGATGTGCGGCGACTTGCCCCCCAACTCCAAACTCACGCGTTTAATGTGCGTGGCCGCCTGCCTCATGATCTGTTGCCCCACCGCGGTGGATCCGGTAAAAGCGATTTTATCGACGCCCGGGTGGGCCACCAAAGCCGCCCCGGTGGTTTCCCCGTCGCCGGTCACGACGTTGAATACCCCTTCAGGGACGCCGGCCTCCGCCATCAATTGGGCCAAATACAGCGCCGACAACGGAGTTTCCTCGGCGGGTTTCAAGACCACGGCATTGCCCGTCGCCAACGCGGGGGCCACCTTAATCGCGGCCATATACAATGGAAAATTCCACGGCACGATCTGCCCGACCACCCCGACGGGTTCCCTCATTGTATACGTCAAAAAGCGCCCGCGGACAGGGATGGTCTCTCCTTTCAGCTTTGAAGGCCAACCTGCGTAATACCGGAAACATTGAATGGTCAATGGGATATCCACAGCCTGCGCGTCTCGAATCGGCTTGCCGGTGTCGTACGTCTCCAAAAGCGCCAATGTGTCCGCGTGAGCCTCGATCAGGTCCGCCACACGATGGAGTAGCCGCTCTCGATCATGTGGATTCATGCCCGCCCAGCGACCCTCATCCACCACCCTCCTCGCCGCTCGAACCGCCCGGTCGACGTCCCCTTGCCGAGCCCACGGCACGCGGCAGATCTCCTCACCGGTTGCCGGGTACACCACCGGAAATGTCTCCCCGCCGGCCGAATCCACAAAACCGCCGTCGATAAACAACTGTTTGGGGAAGGAAATATCCTCAATCCGCAGCACGTTCATGATTGCCCCCTCAACCCCCGGTTTGGCCTCGAATCAATCTCCAACTCTTATCCGCCTTCTCGCTAGCCGCGCCCCGTTGTTCTCGAAAAGCTTTGGTGATTTCCTTCTGAACCTCACGCAACAATTGAATCACGTAATCGCGTTTTTTCGCCATGCGCTGGGCGGGCCCGCTCACGCTGATCGCCAAAGACACCGTCTCGTCCAGCCATACGGGCACGCCAATACACCACAGCCCCTCTTCCAACTCCCCTTTGTCCATGGCATACCCTTTCTCTCGAACTTCCTGAATCATGTCGGCAATGGCTTTTGGATCGGTCACCGAAAGGGGAGTAATCTTCTCCAACCGGGCGGATAGATATTCATCGATAAAAGGCTGCGGAGCCATAGACAGCAAAGCCTTCCCCAAAGACGAACAATGCAATGGGGAGCGGCGCCCGATCCAGGCGACCGCACGAACGAGGTAGGCACTGTCCATTTTATCGATGATCACAGCCCGATTCCCTTCCATGGCCGCAAGTTGAACCGCTTCTTTGGTGGCACGGTTCAGTTGTTCGAGATAGGGGCGAATCAATTCCCGGTACCGACTGTGTGGAACATAGTTCTCCGCCCAACGGGCCAGCGTCGGACCGAGATAATAGCGGTTTCCCCCCTCCTCTTTCTCCAATATCCCCACGGTTTCCAGTGTGTTGAGGATGCGGTACACCGATGATTTCGGAATGTGCAACGCATCGGACAACTCCCCGACAGTCCAGCCGTATTTTTCCGAGCCGGTAAAATGCTCCATGATTCGGATCGTTTTGATCAAGGCCGGAACCACATGATTGCCGCTTTCGGAAAAACCCTTCACGGATCCCACCTCCGACGCGGTTGCCTACCGCTTACCCCATTCATTGTACACGTAATGGCTCGGCTTGGGACAGGACCTCCGGGGCGGTGCGAGCGATTCCATGACACGGTGCCCGCACCGTTCCAGAAATGCACCCCAAGCCGCCGACCAGCTTCTCTCAAAACGTCAACTTCAAAACCTTTACGACTGCGTCAGATCCGCCCTGGGTGGACCGAAAAATTCCACCACAAGCCCCTCTCCCCCGTTGGCGCTATGAGGCGTCCCCGGAGGAATGTGATAGAATTCCCCTTTTGACACCCTCTTGGCTTCGCCATCAATTTCGAGGTCGACATACCCCTCGATGACAACGCCAATGGTTTCCTCCGCGTGGGAATGGACCGGCACTTTGGCGGCGGGTGTCGGCCTCATGGTCACAGCAGTCATATACTGCCCCTGCAGTACCGGATTGAGCCTTCCTGGTGCTGTCTCTCTCTTTGGAAGGGAATCGATCGTGTAAAAAGCCATCAGCCAGTTCCACTCCCTCTCTCAAGAAAAGCAGTATTTTTATATTTCATGGATCCAGGCAATCGGAGATCAACTCCAGACTGGATGGGCAGGCAGGCCGTACATCGTTCCCCCATACCAAGTCATAGCATCCTCATATAGATGAGAAGCATGGGATTCAAGCGTCAACAGGTCCCGCGCAAAGAGTTCCACGGGATCTCCTTTGAAGTGAGCATTCCCTCCCAGGGCAACGAGCACCCGGTGGGCAATATCCCCCGCCAGCTCAGCCGCTTGCGCTCGCCAGGCAAACATGCGGCCCCCCTCTTGGTCACTCACCACGGTTTTCCCTTCCTTGACCCATAACTCAAGTTGATCGATATAGCGATCAACAAGAGCTTCTAACGTCTCCAGTTTGACCCGGAGTTCACCCAGAAGTCGGTGGCTCACCGGTTTCTCCTTTTCCCTGGCCATCTTCTCATAAGGCCGAGCCCGCTTCTCAGTGCGCTCCTGGAAGATGTCCACCAGCCGCTCTGCTCCGGCCAAAGCCAGCACAGGGAAGCCTGATGCAAAAAGGGGCATGAATGGTACTCGATAGATCGGCTCATCTTCGTCCACCTCTCCCCCCAACGGCTTCCCGGTAATCTTGATCCTCAGAGGCAGGACGCGCCAAAGGGGAACCCATACCCCGTCCGCAACCACTCTGTTGCTAGCACTCGCCCGGAGGCCTAAAGTATTCCAGTTCTCCACCACTTTGAGTTCCGACGTCGGCACCGCCAAAAGACAAGGCTCCGGACCTTCCCCATCCGGCAGCTGTACCGGTGCCCCGAGTCCGATCCAATCAGCCCACAGAATTCCGCTGGCAAAGTCCCATTGACCATACAGGCGGTAGCCATCAC is from Kyrpidia tusciae DSM 2912 and encodes:
- a CDS encoding xanthine dehydrogenase family protein molybdopterin-binding subunit — encoded protein: MSEVLKPQFTGARVTRLEDPRLLRGQGSYLDDLDVPGMLEIAFVRSTQAAARILSVDASEARRVPGVKAVFTAEDLPLALKFNPYDVIQPVLAKEEVRFVGEPIVAVVADNRYIAEDAAELVKVEYEAMEPVLDMRRAAADGPRRVHGHRPNLFHHREIISDGFSEAFSSAPRRMQLTFQVHRQTGVTLETRGCAATVDPVGGRLTVYVSHQSPHGVRSLLARALNMPDNRIRVVVPEVGGGFGIKAMFYPEYVAVAQIARLLGKPVKWVSDRTESLFTDAHARDSIHEVDVAFEEDGRIVAIQDHVIGDTGAYPFPGFPGAVGESNWATEMITGPYKIPHVSITIDAVFSNKAPLGPYRGVGGPIGAQVQEGIVEAVARALGKDSVEVRRVNMIGPEDFPYHTPTGKVYDPGSYRESLERAVQMLDYEAFRRKQEELRKQGRYLGVGFCAFVEPSAMAESEAGSTPYEAASIRIEPSGTVTAAFGLGPTGQGHETTMAQLIADRLGVDVGDVVVLHGDTDSAPFGGGTGGSRSGTIGGGAALRAGEEMRKKIIKLAAHLLEAAEEDIELAGGQAHVAGVPSRGISIREIARTAYADVSRLPEDMQPGLEVVVRYRPPLPATFSNGTHAAVVEVDIRTGFVKVLDYVVVNDCGRLINPMIVEGQIHGGVAQGIGSAFLEELRYDEDGQLVTGSLMDYLLPESVDVPRMRVQHLETPSSSEGGFKGMGEGSLIAAPAALANAVSDALAPFGVLVTELPIRPEQIVSWVEAARSKAANEA
- a CDS encoding (2Fe-2S)-binding protein, with the translated sequence MSAEQIRKVAITLRVNGQTYDVDVEPRWLLSDVLRHRLGLTGTHVGCEQGVCGACTVLVDGRPERSCLMFAVQAAGREITTVEGLTPAEGLSPVQAALQAHHGLQCGFCTPGMIVAVEALLRENPHPTEEQVREALSGNLCRCTGYQFIVDAVLDVAEKGGR
- a CDS encoding FAD binding domain-containing protein codes for the protein MKPAAFEYYRPKDLEDALRFLRDVPGSKVIAGGQSLIPLMNFRLSRPSALVDLNAMDELREVRLVDGALRIGGMVRHEELRRNPLICTHLPILAEAAGHIGHWAIRTRGTLGGSLAHADPAAELPAAVTALGGVIELANADGIRRVSAEDFFLGYLMTDLQSDEILTAVEIPLSEGISWGFHEFARRSGDFALAGAFVEWRGGDAGAVTWFGIGGRPERHEVVFDKDEAARRAMWEKTVLQADVEDNYRRRLGVLAAETAYRRALGRDGA
- a CDS encoding VWA domain-containing protein; the encoded protein is MEPQMDRPQARGTSGGDLAERGRTAGSGPGRGAPKTVLAPPAWVRRVGRRFSMAPHVVSRRRWLSHGGAGVDVRSTARLWARRGGPVPKFVPRVTNRRPGRLAVLWDVSGSMEEYVDLYLPWLYQLVHRLPQVGVFLFAAELVEVTDLLRGPYGPALAELARFSRVWSGGTRIGEALGDWLQRFGSRWVGGGRTTLLIISDGWDAGDPQMLAKALRMLYSEGVRIAWMNPLMATPGFAPKTRALRAAQPYVTVMVSGHSPKALLELSR
- a CDS encoding AAA family ATPase; amino-acid sequence: MSPKDRSPGDWMRMLEQAGYVADESLAGMVRLAVALERPLLLEGPAGSGKTSLADAVARALQKPLVRLQCFEGLDASQALYDWNYHKQMVDLARGDAQNVFTEAYLLERPLMRALRSSGGCVLLIDEVDRADEGFEALLLEVLADYRITVPEWGTVTAREPPVVFLTSNRTRPLSDALRRRSLYTYVDWPDPERECAIVRKQIPGLEDEAVRRIVRAVQMLRGWDLLKPPGVAETLDWARAFELDGRWSEAWIHRTIGCVIKEFLDIQAVTSRIPELLDGT
- a CDS encoding SDR family oxidoreductase → MDLQLQGKVVLVTGASRGMGAATALEFAREGARVVLCARRDEALKQTAENIRRQTGQEVFPIVADITHADQMQSVAKVVKERFGRVDAAFVNGGAPDAGSFLQLQGAQWDAGYQTIVKGPVHVVQAILPLMSTGSSLVINTSNFVKQISTTYTLATSLRMAVVGLMKTLADELGPKGIRVNAIAPGVTNTEIIKTWLDAEAQRLGKTAGEVEKQYAASIPLGRFAEPSEIARVAVFLASPAASFVHGALWVVDGGEVRFSM
- a CDS encoding enoyl-CoA hydratase/isomerase family protein, coding for MKTIVWEVNQGIGRLTLNRPEVRNALNGEMFEEIQQVLAEARERDEVRVLVLTGAGPVFCAGGDLREIQGLGPLGTRRLLNEKVRPLIQSLMLLDKPVIASLNGPVAGAGIGVVLACDLVLASQDASFIPAFGKIGAMPDAAMIYFLVQHIGPKRIKELIFRGEPLSADQAYSWGVYNRVVDRAMLEGLTAEWAEELATGPTLAMGLAKRAVRDALRMPFDAFMDLESASQSLLHVSFDHREGIAAFLEKRRPEFQGT
- a CDS encoding enoyl-CoA hydratase/isomerase family protein; this translates as MYESYETLTFERRGTILTVRLTNPGSRNSVNQKMHEELSRVFVDISRDRETRIVVLRGAEEGRAFCAGGDLHWLETEARTPEGYAEILRQGVEIVRSMTALPQPIIAMVDGPAIGLGATIALFADICLMAEDARIADPHVGVGVVAGDGGAVIWPLLVGPNRAKEFLMTGEALTGAEAAEMGLVNHAYSREQLEQETYRLAERLATGPRLAIELTKRSVNLFVSQVMNTVLTASLAMEGITFQTADHREAVRAFFAKEPPKFGKGQE
- a CDS encoding MaoC family dehydratase — its product is MRGLFWEDYTDQWKMETAQRTLTEWDVLQFVTACGMTESLFLDEEYIRNQTPFRRRIAPGALIFSYAEGLVMQSGILEGTGIAYLAGEMDIKRPLFVGDGMRVRLTLVEKRETSNPERGIVVTENAVFNHRGELVLRYWPRRLIRRRAAGDADEISQDS
- a CDS encoding aldehyde dehydrogenase family protein, with amino-acid sequence MNVLRIEDISFPKQLFIDGGFVDSAGGETFPVVYPATGEEICRVPWARQGDVDRAVRAARRVVDEGRWAGMNPHDRERLLHRVADLIEAHADTLALLETYDTGKPIRDAQAVDIPLTIQCFRYYAGWPSKLKGETIPVRGRFLTYTMREPVGVVGQIVPWNFPLYMAAIKVAPALATGNAVVLKPAEETPLSALYLAQLMAEAGVPEGVFNVVTGDGETTGAALVAHPGVDKIAFTGSTAVGQQIMRQAATHIKRVSLELGGKSPHIVFSDADLPAAVKGIVSGIFYNQGEVCLAGSRIFVQKPVYEEVLEQLSTAARKVTIGDPFDSGTTFGALISEEHRQRVQHYVGVGIREGARVIEGGRIPEKHSKGYFYEPTVLVGEDNQMTVAQEEIFGPVALVLPFETTEEVIRSANATKYGLAAGLWTQNVSRAHNVAKALKAGTVWINAYNLLDAAAPFGGYKMSGFGRELGEEALDLYTELKTVWTSLR